In Sphingomonas sp. LT1P40, the DNA window GGATGGTGACCGCGCGCAGACACCCGTCGTTGAGCGGGATCGGCTCGTCCACCAGACAGCGAATGACGTACAGCACCGCCGCGCGGACTACCGACAATGGCGCATTGAAATTGTCCGGTTGCTGATCGCTCGTGCCCGTAAAGTCGAAGGTCAGCGTACTCGCATCCCGATCCACCCGCACCGCGACTTCGACCGCTGCGCCATTGTCCATTTCATAACGAAACACGCCATCCGAGAGTCCGGCGATCAGCCGCCGCACCGCCGCCGCCGCCTGATCCTGTACATGCCCCATATAGGCGCGGACGATATCGGCACCGCTCTCGCCGCACAGCCGCTGCAACTCGCCCGCTCCGCGCGCGCAGGCGGCGATCTGGGCGGAGAGATCGGCGATATTCTGGTCGATATTGCGCGCCGGCCAGCGTCCGCTGCCAAGTAGCGCGCGCGTCGCCGCCTCACGCAGCCGTCCATTCTCGACCAACAGGAAATTGTCGAGGACGACGCCTTCCTCCTCGATGCTGCGGCTGTCGGGCGGCATCGACCCAGGGCTGATCCCGCCGATATCGGCATGATGCCCGCGCGCCGCGACGAAGAAATCGGGCGTGTCGCCATTCCCTGCGAACACCGGCTGGATCACGGTGATATCAGGCAAATGAGTGCCGCCATCATAAGGCGCATTAAGCGCATAGACGTCGCCGCGCCGGATGCCGCGCCCGTCCGCGCCACGCTTGTTCAGGACAGTGCGAATGCTCTCCCCCATCGAGCCCAGATGCACCGGGATATGCGGTGCATTGGCGATCAGGCTTCCCTCGGCGTCGAACAGCGCACACGAAAAATCGAGCCGCTCGCGGATGTTGACCGACGTCGCGCTGTGGCGCAGCGCAGCGCCCATCTCCTCGGCGATCGCCATGAACAATCCCGCGAAAATCTCCAGCCGCACCGGGTCCACCGCAGCATCGACGGCGGCCCGCGCACGCGCGCTGGTTCGGGACAGCATGATGCACCCGACCGCATCGATCGCGGCGGTCCAGCCGGGTTCGACCACCGTCGTCGCCACCGGGTCGATCATCAACGCCGGCCCCGCGACATTCGCGTCCACCGCCAGTTCCGCGCGGCGATGGACGGGCGCGTCATGCCATTCACCGCCGGAAAAGATGCGGACCGTGGCTACTGCCGCCTGTCCGGTCACCGGCGGCGATGCCAGCGCTACATCCTCGGCACCGCCCGCCACGGCCTCAGCGCCCAGTCGGTCGATCACCACCTCGCCCTCGGGCGCATAGCCGAACCGCTCAACAAAACCTTCGACGAACGCCGCCCGCATCGCGGTGAACGTGTCGCCAATCACCTCGATCGTGCTCTCGGACCCACCCAGCCGCAGATGCGCGGCGATCTCGACCGTCTCGGCGGCGACGCCTTGCGCCGTCAGCCCAGCTCGCGCACGGTCCGACAGTTCGGCGACGGCGGCATCGAACACCTGCTGGTTCGCCGCGTCCAACGCCAACCCCAATGTCCGCTCGCGCAGCTCGCGCCGCTTCGCCAGCCCGATGCCATAGGCCGACAGTACGCCCGCCAGCGGGTGGATCAGCACGCGCTCGATCCCCAGTGCATCGGCGACCAGGCAGGCATGCTGCCCGCCCGCGCCACCGAAACAGGCGAGCGCAAACCGCGTCACATCCTGCCCGCGTGCGACGGATATCGACTTGATCGCATTGGCCATGTCCGCCACCGCGATGGCCACCAGCCCTTCCGCCGCAGCCTCGGGCGACAGGCCCGCCGCATCCGCGACCTCGGCAAGCCGCTCGCGCGATACTGCAATATCGAGCGGCGCATCGCCGTCAGGTCCAAAAAGCGCTGGAAAAAACGCAGGCTGCAACTTGCCCAGCGCGGCATTGCAATCGGTCACCGTCAGCGGCCCGCCGCGCCGGTAGCAGGCCGGACCCGGCACCGCCCCCGCCGATTGCGGCCCGACACGCAGCCGCCCATTCTCGAACCGGCAAATCGACCCGCCTCCGGCCGCCACCGTGTGAATCCGCAGCATCGGTGCCCGGATGCGCGCGCCCGCGACAATCGTCTCGCTGTCCCGCTCATATTTTCCGGCGAACAGCGACACGTCGGTCGACGTGCCGCCCATATCGAACCCGACAACGCGGTCGAACCCCGCCACGCGCGCCGTCTCCGCCATGCCGACGATGCCGCCCGCCGGGCCTGACAGGATCGCATCCTTGCCCCGGAACGACGCGCCGGGTGCCAGCCCGCCATTCGACTGCATGAACAGCACCGGCTGCCCGCCCAGCGCCGCCTCCAGCCCCTCGACATAGCGGCGCAGCACCGGCGACAGATAGGCGTCTACAACGCTGGTATCGCCGCGCCCGATCAGCTTGATGAGCGGCCCGACCTCATGGCTGACCGACACCTGCGCAAAGCCGATATCACGGGCGATCTCTCCCACGAGTGCTTCATGCGCCGGGTAGCGATAGCCGTGCATCAGCACGATTGCGATCGCGCGAAAACCCCTGTCGAACGCCTCGATCAGCGCGACCCGCACCGCGTCCGGATCGGGCGCGCGCAACACGTCGCCCGCCGCAGTCACGCGCGCATCGATCTCGACCACCGCATCATGCACCGGCGGGGCACGGCGAATCGCCCGCGCGAAAATGTCGGGCCGGTCCTGCGTCCCGATCGTCAGTGCGTCGCCAAAGCCGCGCGTGATCGCCAGACATACCGGCTCGCCCTTGCGCTCCAGCAAGGCGTTGGTGGCGATGGTGGTGCCGATCCGCACCGCCATCGGTGGCAACAATCCCTCGCTTACGCCCGTCAGTCGCCGGATCGCGGCGACCGCGGCATCGTCATAGTGGCCGGGGCTTTCCGACAGCAGCTTGGCGGTTTCGAGTGCGCCATCGGGCCGTTGTGCGACGACATCGGTGAAGGTACCCCCGCGATCGATCCAGAAATGCCAGTGTGCGGAGGAGATTTCGACTGTCACACCCCCTGATAGGCCGGTCGCATCGCCCCCGCCAGCGGAACGCGGCAGCATTCGCTCTCGAAAAGGTTGACCGCAAGCGCTTCACTATGGCAACCGCGCGGACCGGTCGCGGGCTTCTGGTGCACGCGGGTATAGTACAATGGTAGTACAGCAGCCTTCCAAGCTGAATACACGGGTTCGATTCCCGTTACCCGCTCCAGCCCCGAAACCAAAAATCTTTACGACAATGGTGCGATGCGGTATTTCCTGGGTAGGGGGTTACCGATGCTACCTGCGCGTGAGATATTCTTTCACTATGGCTGGATCGCGCTGCCGCTGGTCGCCGCGATCGCGCTGCTTGTGTTCTGGCGTCGGCGTCAGGCAAAAATCGCAAAAATCGCCGACCGCCGGGAACGGCATGCCCGCAACGTGGCGCATCAACGCGCGTGGGACTGGCTGATGGGTCGCTCGCGTCATCTGCGCCTCACCCATATCCAGGACGACGATCAGCCGGCCTGACGGCCAGACATTCAACGATCGTTCGAGAAAATGGTGGAAGGGACTGGATTCGAACCAGTGTACGCTCACGCGGGCAGATTTACAGTCTGCTGCCTTTAACCACTCGGCCACCCTTCCATGCGGCACGCCGAAGCGAGTGGGGGCCAATGCCGAAGGGTGCCCCGGCTGTCAACGCCTTGCGCCGCGCTTTTCCGCCGCCTAGCACGCTATTCGTGAGCCAGAGACCAAAACGCGGGCATCGTCCCTCCAATCAATCCGCCACCCGCCCCCGTTTCTGGGGTCGCCATCCCGTGATCGCTGCGCTGGCCAATCCCCAACGCACCGTGCGCAAGGTATGGGGGACGCGCGAGGCGCTGGGCGCGCTCGATCTGCCTCCGGTGCTGCCGATCACCTATGCCGACGCCGCCGATCTGGGACGGCTGGTGCCACCCGACGCGCCGCATCAGGGGATCGTGATCGAAGTCGATCCGCTCGACGACATCTGGCTGGGCGACCTGCTCGAATCGGGCGCAGACGACCGGCGACCGCTGCTGGTGCTCGATCATGTGACCGATCCGCACAATGTCGGCGCGATTCTGCGTTCGGCCGCCGCGTTCGACGCGCTGGGGATCGTAACGCACGACCGCCACACGCCGCCCGAATCGGGCACGCTCGCCCGCGCTGCATCGGGCGCGCTGGAAATGGTGCCATGGGTTCGCGTCGTAAACCTGGCCCGTGCGCTGGACGAAATCGGCGAGGCGGGTTTCTGGCGGATCGGTCTAGCGGGCGAGGCAAAGGGCACGCTGGCCGAGGTGATGGGCGACACCCGCCCCGCCTTGGTGCTGGGGGCCGAGGGCGAAGGCATGCGTCAGAACACCGCCGCGCATTGCGACGATCTGGCACGGCTGCCGATCTCGCCCAGGGTGGAGAGCCTGAACGTGTCCAACGCGGCTGCGATCGCACTCTACGCGGCACTATCGCGCTGAGCAGCGCCAACGGGGGGAGAAGTTACGATGTTCGACCGTTTCAAGGGCATCGCCCTCGCGCTGATCGCGCCGCTGGTGTTGGTCGGCTGTGCATTCAGCCCGGGAAAGTTCGTATCCTCGCTCACCATCCTCGCCGATCGCAGCTTTACCTTCAGCTATCAGGGTGAGGTGATCGCGGTCGATATCGCTGGCGAGATGGCAAAGGGGATGGGCGACGCCTTCAAGAGCGACGACAAGGACAAGAAAGAGATCAGCACCACGGCGCTGCTGCGCGCGGCATCGTGGCAGGATGAGGATGCAGCCGGCAACGAAACCGAAGGCGGGATGACGGATGACAGCGCTACGGATGCGGCGGAGAAACAGGCGGAGAAGGACGCCAAGTTCAAGGCGATCGCCGAGGCGCTGACCAAAGAGGCCGGTTACCGCAAAGTCGAATATAGGGGCGAGGGCGTCTTCCTGATCGACTACCAGATCAGCGGCAAACTCACCCACGCCTTTCTGTGGCCGTTCAATGTCGATGCGGAAGTGATCTTTCCCTTCGTCGTCGTCGAAATGCGCGGACGCGATCAGGTACGACTGAAGGCCCCGGCGTTCGGTGACAATGATTCGCCCGCCAAGGGCAAGGGCGGCGACAGCAAGGCCAAGCTCGACGGCATGTTCACACTCGTCACCGACGGTGAGATCGTCAGCCAGAATAACGAGGATGGGGCGAAGACCGAAGGCGTGCGGAAGACCGTGACGTGGAAAGCCACCCCGTTGAGCAAGGACGCGCCGATGGCGGTGGTGAAGGTCGCTCCGCTGCCTTAATCTTCGGCGGCGATGGTCACCTTCAACCCGTCCAGCGCGGAGGTGAACTGGATCTGGCACGACAGGCGCGAGAAATCATTGCGGTCTGACGAGCTGTCGAGCAGGTCGTTCTCGTCCTCGCTCATCGCCGGAAGTTTGGCCGCAAAGTCCGGATCGACATGGACATGGCACGTGGCGCAGGAGCAGCAACCGCCGCACAGAGCCAGCAATTCGTCGAACCCGTTGTCCCGAATGACTTCCATCACGCTCAGGCCCACTTCGCCTTCGACTTCGCGTTCTTCACCTTCGCGCGTCACGACGATAAGCTTGGGCATGTTCATCTCCTCAGGTTTTCGCGCCCATGCCGGGGATCGGCGTGGTTTTCAAGGATTCGCCGCATGGGTCTGACCGCCGACCAGCTTCGCACCTCGCTCGATGCCATCGCCGCGACTGAACCGCTGATGGCGGCGGCGGTCGCTCGCGTCGGCTATCCCGAGCCGCGCATCCGCGAACCGGGCTATGAAACATTACTGCGCACGATCGTCGGCCAGCAGGTCAGCGTCGCCGCAGCAGCATCAATCTGGAACAAGCTGGCGGCGGCACTGGGCGACCTGACCGATCCGGTGATCGTTGCCGCCGCTTCCGACGAGACGCTACGTGCGGCGGGGCTGTCGCGGCAAAAGGCCGGCTATGCCCGCAGTCTGGCGGAAGAGGTAACAAGCGGTCGGCTCGACCTGACCGCGCTGCCCGCCGATGACGAGGAAGCCATCGCACAGATGATACGGGTGAAGGGCATCGGGCGCTGGTCGGCGGAAATCTATCTGTTGTTCGCCGAGGGTCGCGTGGACATCTGGCCGGCCGGCGATTTGGCCGTGCAGATCGAGATCGGACGGATCCTCGGCCATGCCGAGCGCCCGTCGGAAAAACTGACCCGCCACCTCGCCGAAGCGTGGCGGCCGCATCGTGGTGCGGCGGCGATCATGGCGTGGCACCATTACAAGGCGGATATGGACGTCATCTGATCGGAGACGATCGCACCGCCCTCGACCCGGATCACCCGGTCGCAATGCGCCAGACTTTCGGCGCGGTGTGCGACCAGCAGGATCGTCGGGCGCGGCGTCAGCGCCTTTAGCCGTGCGAGCAACGCCGCCTCCCCCGCCGGGTCGATCGCCCCGGTCGCTTCGTCCAGGATCAGCAGCGACGGCCGCCGCAGCAATGCGCGGGCAATCGCCAGCCGCTGGCGCTCACCACCCGACAGCAACGCGCCGCGTTCGCCCACAATGGTGTCCAGACCCTGCGCCAGGCGCGCCACCACCCCGTCGGCACCGGCGATGCGCAGCGCTTCCAGAATCGCGGCATCGTCGAATGCCGGGTCGCCCCAGCTCACGTTGCGCCGCACGCTGTCATGGAAGAGAAACGCGTCCTGCGGCAGATAGCCGAGCGCGGCGCGCGGCGCGTGGACTGTCCCGTGCTGTGGCTCGAGCAGCCCCGCCACCAGATCGATCAGTGTCGTTTTTCCGCCGCCGGACGGTCCGGCGACCCCGACACATTCGCCCGCCCCAATATGGATTGAAAGTGTCTCGACCCCGCCGCCGCCCGGATGCCGATAGGTTACATCGACAAGGTCGATATCGCCGACCGCGTTGACCGGCTCCGGGTCGGATCTATCGGACGGCTGCAGATCGCCAAACTCCGCCTCGATCCCGCGCACCGCGTCATAAGCAGGCGCGTTGTAAACCAGCTGCTGCGTCGCCTGCTGGAGCTGTTGTACCAGCGGTGCCATGCGGGCGAAGATCACCGCGAGCGCGATCAGCACAGCGGGGGCGAGTCCGGCGGCGACCCCGCCGCCGATAACCGCTACACCCGCCAGTGCCGAGGCCATCGCCATCAGCGTCCGTGCGTCGGCCTGTTGCACCGTGAAACGGCGCTGCTCGCGCGTGAGATTGCGTTGTACGTCATCGAACTCGGCGGCGAAGCGGCCGCTCGCGCGCTGCGCCGCCGCCGCTTTCAATCCGCCGATGAACGCGCCCGCACTGCCCAGCAGCGCATGGTTCGCCCGCACCAGTTGCTGGCCCAGCGCGGCCGTGCCCGGACGCGCCAGCCGCCATGCGACGCCCCCTGCAACGAGCGCCGCGACCGCCACTGCGGCAAAGCGCGGCGCGAGCACGAAGGCAAGCGTCAGCTGGATCGTCACCATCGCCGCCGCCACCGACCCCTGCACCAGATAATGGGTCGCGGTGGACAGGCGCGGAATATCGCTGGCGATCATACTGGTGACGCGGGCGTGATCGAGCCGCACCAGCAGCTCCCACGACGCGCCCGCAAGCGCCGCGATCACCCGTGTTCGCAACGACTCGACGAACCTCGCCTGCAGGTCGAACAGCGCAAGGTCGCGCCAGCGCAGCATCAGCGCACGAACGGCCATTACCGCGACGAACAGGGCCAGCAGCCTTGGCAGGGTCAACCCGAACTGGAAACCGAGCCCCGATCCAGCGAGAGCCGAATCCGCCGGGACCACGATCGCGGTGACCAGCGGTACCAGCAACGCCAAACCCGCCCCTTCCAGAACGGCACCCGCAGCGACCAGACACGCCGCCTGCACGCCGCGCCCCCCGGCATGTCGCGCGAAATCGGTCACGAGCCGCGACACGCCCGACTTTTGCGGCAATATAATGATCCTGAAATCTGGTTGCGGCATCGCACGCTTGTGCCGCGACCCGTCGGCAAAGCGCAACCGGATACCGCGCCCAATCCCACTGGCGCGCACGGTGCCGCGCGCTATAGTCCGTTGCATCTTCTTGCTTTACCGAGGGGCGAGCCATGCCGACCGTCACGCTCACAAATACCCAGATCCGCACCGGAATGACACGCACCGGCGTTTTTCTGGGCGCAGGGCAGTTTACCTTTTCCATTCCCACCGTGCTCAGCATCTGGCCGACCTATGGCCCCGGCGAAGAGCAGGACGATGCCGCCTATTCGATCCTTAATGCCGCGCAGGCGAACGCGTTCCGCAACGCGTTGTCGCTGTGGGACGCGCTGATCGCACCCGATTTCGTGGAAGTCGCCGACGACGCGTCCACGCGCGGTGAAATCCGTGTCGGTTTTACCGGCTATGACATGGATCCGGGCACGGCCGCCTACGCCTATCTGCCGACATCGCAAACGCCGACCTCGTTCGTGAGCGACGTGTGGATCAACGCCACCGATGCCGGCGAGGATTTCAGTTCGGGTGCCAATTTCGATACGCTGCTGCACGAGCTGGGCCATGCGCTCGGACTCAAACACCCCTTCAGCGCGCCGGTGATCGAGGCTCCTTACGACAATCTGCGCTTTACGATCATGTCCTATACCTCGCCGGGCCGCGTGGTCAGCTTCAGTGCGCCGACTCCGACGTCGATCCAGTCGTCCTCCGCCGCAGTCGCAGCTTCGACGCCGATGGTGATCGACATCGCTGCCGTTCAGTTGCTCTATGGCGCAGAGACGACCACTTTTGCCGGCAATACCAACCACGTCCTGGTCGAGACCGATCCCACCGTGCGCACCATCTATGACGCCGGCGGCACCGACACGATGGACCTGTCGGCCACCACCCGGAACAATATCGTCGACCTCACCCCCGGTTCCTATTCCAGTATCGGTTACTGGACCAAGGCGCAGCAGACCGCCTTTTGGCAGGCGCAGTTCGACCCGTTCTTCAACACCTTCATTTCGAACCAGATCAACCAGTCGACCACTTGGGAATGGCAGGACAATGTCGGCATCGCGCTGGGCACGATCATCGAGAATGTGATCGGCGGCAGCGGCAACGAGACGATGACCGGCAACGACGCCGACAATATGTTCTTCCTGCAAAATGGCGGCAACGACATTGTCAATGGCGGGGCCGGTAATGACGGTTTCTCGTTCGGCGCGGCATGGACCATCGCCGACGTCGTCAATGGCGGCGCAGGCACCAACGATCAGGTCGCACTGCAGGGCAATTATACCGGTGGCAGCGCGATCGCGCTGGGCGCGGCATCGATCACGGGTGTCGAGGTATTCACGCTGCTGGGCGGTGTAGGCAATGGCTATACGGTTTCGACCGTCGATGCGAACGTCGCGGCGGGCGAGACGCTGACCTTCTTCGGGACCAATCTGGCGGCCGGCAACGCCTTCACCTTCAACGGCGCGCTCGAAACCGACGGATCGTTCCGCGTCTATGGCGGTGAGGGCCTCGACAGCTTTACCGGCGGCGCGGGCAATGACGGGTTCTGGTTCGGCCCCTCGCGCTTTACCGGGGCGGACACCGTCAACGGCGGCACGGGCACCAACGATCAGCTGGCGCTGGACGGCGATTACACGATCATCCTGACCAGCGCGTCGATGCAGGGGATCGAGGCCGTCACGTTGCAGGCCGGACCGGTCGGCGACCGCAACACATTCAACGTTACGGTCGATAACAGCGCGGTGCTGGCGGGACAGAATTTGACGATCTGGGGCCTGCTGACCACCAATGGCATGACCATCAACGGCGCGGGCGAGCTGGACGGGCGCCTGACCGTCATCGGCGGCACGGCGGGCGACACGATCACCGGCAGCTTGGGCAACGACCGAATCTTTGGCGGCGGCGGTGCCGATATGCTGAACGGTGGCGTGGGCGGTATCGACACCTTCGTCTATGACGCGGTCAGCCAGTCGAACGGATCGGCCTATGACACGATCAGCGGGTTCGACCCCAATATCGACCTGCTCGATTTCAACTTCGCGGTCAGCGGCATTGCGGCAACGGTCAATGGCGGCAGCGTCGCGGCGGGATCGATGAACGCCGATTTGACCGCGTTGCTGGGCGCCGGCCAGTTGGGCGTGGGTCAGGCGGTGCTGGTCAACGCCAGTTCGGGAAGTTTCGTCGGGCAGAGCATCCTGGTGGTCGATGCCAATGGCGTCGCCGGTTATCAGGCCGATCAAGATTATGTGATCGTCCTGACTACCCAATTGGGCACCATTCCACCCGATCCCTTCGTCTGATCGGACTGGAATCCGCTGGCAAGCTGCGCCATTGGGGTCGTTCAGACAGGGAGACCCAAAGGCATGAAGACCCGCGCCGCCGTCGCATTTGAAGCGAAACAGCCGCTCGAGATCGTCGAACTCGATCTGGAGGGTCCGAAAGCGGGCGAGGTGCTGGTCGAGATTATGGCGACCGGCATCTGCCATACCGACGCTTACACGCTCGACGGGCTGGACAGCGAGGGTCTGTTCCCCAGCGTGCTGGGCCATGAGGGGGCCGGCATTGTCCGTGAGGTCGGACCCGGCGTCACCAGCGTAAAGCCCGGCGACCATGTCATTCCGCTCTACACCCCCGAATGCCGCCAGTGTAAATCGTGCCTTTCGGGCAAGACGAACCTGTGCACCGCGATCCGCGCGACGCAGGGCAAGGGGCTGATGCCCGATGGAACGAGCCGCTTCAGCTATAAGGGGCAGACAATCTTTCACTATATGGGCTGTTCTACCTTCTCGAACTTCACCGTGCTGCCCGAAATTGCGGTCGCCAAGATCCGTGAAGACGCGCCGTTCAAGACGAGCTGTTACATCGGGTGCGGCGTCACCACCGGCGTCGGCGCGGTGGTCAACACGGCCAAGGTGCAGGTCGGCGACAATATCGTCGTGTTCGGGCTGGGCGGCATCGGACTCAACGTGCTGCAGGGCGCGCGGCTGGCGGGTGCTGGCAAGATCATCGGCGTCGACCTCAATCCCGACCGTGAAGAATGGGGTCGCCAGTTTGGCATGACCGACTTCATCGATGCGCGCGGCAAGTCGCGGGACGAGACGATTGCCACGATTCTGGCGCTGACCGATGGCGGGGCGGACTTCACCTTTGACTGCACCGGCAACACCGAAGTTATGCGCACTGCGCTTGAGGCCTGCCATCGCGGCTGGGGCACCAGCATCGTTATCGGCGTGGCGGAGGCGGGCAAGGAGATAGCCACGCGCCCGTTCCAGCTGGTCACCGGGCGCAACTGGCGCGGCACTGCGTTCGGCGGGGCAAAGGGGCGCACCGACGTGCCGAAGATCGTCGATTGGTATATGGACGGCAAGATCGCGATCGACCCGATGATCACGCATGTCCTGTCGCTGGATGAAATCAACAAGGGGTTCGACCTGATGCATGCCGGTGAGAGCATCCGCAGCGTCGTCGTTTACTGATAACAACGAGGGAGAGGGATCATGTTCAGCCATGTCATGCTGGGCGCCGACGACGTGTCGGTGTCCAAGGATTTCTACGACGCCACGCTGGGCGCATTGGGTGCCCGGCCCGGCCGGGTCGATCCGAAGGGACGCGCATTCTATATGCATAATGGCGGCGTGTTCATGCTGAGCAATCCGATCGACGGCAAGTCGGCGTGCCATGCCAATGGCGGGACGGTCGGCTTTGCTGCCGACAGCCCGGAGCAGGTCGAGGCGTGGCATGCCGCTGGGCTGGCGCATGGCGGCACCGCCATCGAGGACCCGCCGGGCGTGCGTTCCAACGCATTTGGCAGCCTGTATCTGGCGTATCTGCGCGATCCGGCGGGCAACAAGGTCTGCGCATCGCACCGCATTCCGGCGTGAGCGATACCGGCTGGATCCTGACGCTCACCTGTGCCGACCGCGTCGGAATCGTGGCCGGGGTCAGCGGGTTCTTGGCACGGCATGACGGGTTCATCCTCGACAGCCAGCAATATGCCGATCTGGACACCGGGCGCTTCTTCATGCGCGTCGTCTTCACCAGCGGCGGGCCGGGGTTTCCGGACGGGCGGGAGGCGCTGGTCGCGGCGTTCACGCCGGTCGCTGCCGAGTTCGAGCTCGACTGGGGGCTGTCGGCACGGGCCGAGAAGCCGAAGCTGGTGGTCGCGGTGTCAAAGGGGACACATTGCCTGAACGACCTGCTCCACCGCCAGCAATCGGGTACGCTGTCGGCGCAGATCGTCGCCGTCGTCTCCAACCATGACCGGCTGCGCAGCCTGACCGAATGGCATGGCGTGCCGTACCATTAT includes these proteins:
- a CDS encoding M10 family metallopeptidase C-terminal domain-containing protein, whose translation is MPTVTLTNTQIRTGMTRTGVFLGAGQFTFSIPTVLSIWPTYGPGEEQDDAAYSILNAAQANAFRNALSLWDALIAPDFVEVADDASTRGEIRVGFTGYDMDPGTAAYAYLPTSQTPTSFVSDVWINATDAGEDFSSGANFDTLLHELGHALGLKHPFSAPVIEAPYDNLRFTIMSYTSPGRVVSFSAPTPTSIQSSSAAVAASTPMVIDIAAVQLLYGAETTTFAGNTNHVLVETDPTVRTIYDAGGTDTMDLSATTRNNIVDLTPGSYSSIGYWTKAQQTAFWQAQFDPFFNTFISNQINQSTTWEWQDNVGIALGTIIENVIGGSGNETMTGNDADNMFFLQNGGNDIVNGGAGNDGFSFGAAWTIADVVNGGAGTNDQVALQGNYTGGSAIALGAASITGVEVFTLLGGVGNGYTVSTVDANVAAGETLTFFGTNLAAGNAFTFNGALETDGSFRVYGGEGLDSFTGGAGNDGFWFGPSRFTGADTVNGGTGTNDQLALDGDYTIILTSASMQGIEAVTLQAGPVGDRNTFNVTVDNSAVLAGQNLTIWGLLTTNGMTINGAGELDGRLTVIGGTAGDTITGSLGNDRIFGGGGADMLNGGVGGIDTFVYDAVSQSNGSAYDTISGFDPNIDLLDFNFAVSGIAATVNGGSVAAGSMNADLTALLGAGQLGVGQAVLVNASSGSFVGQSILVVDANGVAGYQADQDYVIVLTTQLGTIPPDPFV
- a CDS encoding ABC transporter ATP-binding protein, whose translation is MQRTIARGTVRASGIGRGIRLRFADGSRHKRAMPQPDFRIIILPQKSGVSRLVTDFARHAGGRGVQAACLVAAGAVLEGAGLALLVPLVTAIVVPADSALAGSGLGFQFGLTLPRLLALFVAVMAVRALMLRWRDLALFDLQARFVESLRTRVIAALAGASWELLVRLDHARVTSMIASDIPRLSTATHYLVQGSVAAAMVTIQLTLAFVLAPRFAAVAVAALVAGGVAWRLARPGTAALGQQLVRANHALLGSAGAFIGGLKAAAAQRASGRFAAEFDDVQRNLTREQRRFTVQQADARTLMAMASALAGVAVIGGGVAAGLAPAVLIALAVIFARMAPLVQQLQQATQQLVYNAPAYDAVRGIEAEFGDLQPSDRSDPEPVNAVGDIDLVDVTYRHPGGGGVETLSIHIGAGECVGVAGPSGGGKTTLIDLVAGLLEPQHGTVHAPRAALGYLPQDAFLFHDSVRRNVSWGDPAFDDAAILEALRIAGADGVVARLAQGLDTIVGERGALLSGGERQRLAIARALLRRPSLLILDEATGAIDPAGEAALLARLKALTPRPTILLVAHRAESLAHCDRVIRVEGGAIVSDQMTSISAL
- a CDS encoding 2Fe-2S iron-sulfur cluster-binding protein; amino-acid sequence: MPKLIVVTREGEEREVEGEVGLSVMEVIRDNGFDELLALCGGCCSCATCHVHVDPDFAAKLPAMSEDENDLLDSSSDRNDFSRLSCQIQFTSALDGLKVTIAAED
- a CDS encoding hydantoinase B/oxoprolinase family protein; its protein translation is MLPRSAGGGDATGLSGGVTVEISSAHWHFWIDRGGTFTDVVAQRPDGALETAKLLSESPGHYDDAAVAAIRRLTGVSEGLLPPMAVRIGTTIATNALLERKGEPVCLAITRGFGDALTIGTQDRPDIFARAIRRAPPVHDAVVEIDARVTAAGDVLRAPDPDAVRVALIEAFDRGFRAIAIVLMHGYRYPAHEALVGEIARDIGFAQVSVSHEVGPLIKLIGRGDTSVVDAYLSPVLRRYVEGLEAALGGQPVLFMQSNGGLAPGASFRGKDAILSGPAGGIVGMAETARVAGFDRVVGFDMGGTSTDVSLFAGKYERDSETIVAGARIRAPMLRIHTVAAGGGSICRFENGRLRVGPQSAGAVPGPACYRRGGPLTVTDCNAALGKLQPAFFPALFGPDGDAPLDIAVSRERLAEVADAAGLSPEAAAEGLVAIAVADMANAIKSISVARGQDVTRFALACFGGAGGQHACLVADALGIERVLIHPLAGVLSAYGIGLAKRRELRERTLGLALDAANQQVFDAAVAELSDRARAGLTAQGVAAETVEIAAHLRLGGSESTIEVIGDTFTAMRAAFVEGFVERFGYAPEGEVVIDRLGAEAVAGGAEDVALASPPVTGQAAVATVRIFSGGEWHDAPVHRRAELAVDANVAGPALMIDPVATTVVEPGWTAAIDAVGCIMLSRTSARARAAVDAAVDPVRLEIFAGLFMAIAEEMGAALRHSATSVNIRERLDFSCALFDAEGSLIANAPHIPVHLGSMGESIRTVLNKRGADGRGIRRGDVYALNAPYDGGTHLPDITVIQPVFAGNGDTPDFFVAARGHHADIGGISPGSMPPDSRSIEEEGVVLDNFLLVENGRLREAATRALLGSGRWPARNIDQNIADLSAQIAACARGAGELQRLCGESGADIVRAYMGHVQDQAAAAVRRLIAGLSDGVFRYEMDNGAAVEVAVRVDRDASTLTFDFTGTSDQQPDNFNAPLSVVRAAVLYVIRCLVDEPIPLNDGCLRAVTIHVPEASMLNPRYPAAVVAGNVETSQVVTDALFGALGAMAGAQGTMNNFTFGNERHQYYETIAGGSGAGPGFDGTAAVQTHMTNSRLTDPEVLETRFPVLVEEFSIRRGSGGAGASRGGDGAVRRIRFLEPMRAGILSNRRRVPPFGFAGGEDGAAGVNRIERADGSVEELGATASVEMEAGEVFTILTPGGGGYNA
- a CDS encoding DNA-3-methyladenine glycosylase family protein — its product is MGLTADQLRTSLDAIAATEPLMAAAVARVGYPEPRIREPGYETLLRTIVGQQVSVAAAASIWNKLAAALGDLTDPVIVAAASDETLRAAGLSRQKAGYARSLAEEVTSGRLDLTALPADDEEAIAQMIRVKGIGRWSAEIYLLFAEGRVDIWPAGDLAVQIEIGRILGHAERPSEKLTRHLAEAWRPHRGAAAIMAWHHYKADMDVI
- the rlmB gene encoding 23S rRNA (guanosine(2251)-2'-O)-methyltransferase RlmB, encoding MSQRPKRGHRPSNQSATRPRFWGRHPVIAALANPQRTVRKVWGTREALGALDLPPVLPITYADAADLGRLVPPDAPHQGIVIEVDPLDDIWLGDLLESGADDRRPLLVLDHVTDPHNVGAILRSAAAFDALGIVTHDRHTPPESGTLARAASGALEMVPWVRVVNLARALDEIGEAGFWRIGLAGEAKGTLAEVMGDTRPALVLGAEGEGMRQNTAAHCDDLARLPISPRVESLNVSNAAAIALYAALSR